The following proteins come from a genomic window of Gammaproteobacteria bacterium:
- a CDS encoding ISL3 family transposase, protein MWHQAKCILHLLQKMGGFFNGYFTQTQTHSRRIPIPLFSPAGKDTRHLWRLQSTDHHARSALKKTACNSCGRTRSGWYDKRLRRVRDLSCGDTRIYLEIEIRRVLCRHCGKVKRERLDFLADNPLYTKRFSWYVGRRCRASTVSDIARELLLDWHTVKELDKQYMTAQLERAGTPAPKAIGIDEISIRKGHTYRIVVSDLIRGRPIWFGGADRSEDSMRQFYDWLGEKKSKGICLAVMDMWKPFRNVTNERAPQAAILFDKFHIMSHLGDALDKVRKMEYARLQGKDRRYIKGQKYVLLSNHENMTLDGRRSLKALLAANKRLNTAYLLKESFGQLWDYRSEAWARRFFENWKTSLKWQRLKPYEKFAEMIERHWDGIAAYCKPENKVSLGFVEGLNNKIRVIQRRAYGLRDEEYLRLKILTSMLPRL, encoded by the coding sequence TTGTGGCATCAGGCAAAATGCATCCTGCACCTGTTGCAGAAAATGGGAGGTTTTTTCAATGGCTATTTCACGCAAACCCAAACGCATTCTCGACGCATACCGATTCCCCTGTTTTCGCCCGCTGGAAAAGATACGCGGCATCTTTGGCGACTCCAAAGCACGGATCATCACGCTCGTTCGGCGCTCAAAAAAACGGCCTGCAACAGTTGCGGCAGAACGCGCTCTGGTTGGTACGACAAGAGGCTTCGACGAGTTCGCGACCTCTCCTGTGGCGACACACGTATCTATCTGGAAATCGAAATTCGACGGGTGCTTTGTCGGCACTGCGGGAAAGTGAAACGCGAACGACTCGACTTTCTCGCCGACAACCCACTCTATACAAAGCGATTTTCTTGGTATGTAGGCAGACGGTGTCGCGCCAGCACGGTGTCGGACATTGCCCGCGAATTGCTTCTGGACTGGCACACCGTCAAGGAACTGGACAAGCAATACATGACCGCGCAACTGGAACGCGCCGGAACGCCAGCACCCAAGGCCATTGGCATCGACGAAATATCGATTCGCAAAGGACATACCTATCGCATTGTAGTCAGCGACTTGATCCGTGGTCGTCCCATCTGGTTTGGCGGTGCCGACCGTTCGGAGGACAGCATGCGACAGTTCTATGACTGGCTGGGAGAGAAGAAATCCAAAGGCATTTGTCTTGCAGTGATGGATATGTGGAAGCCCTTTCGTAACGTAACCAACGAACGCGCCCCGCAGGCGGCCATCCTGTTCGACAAATTCCACATCATGAGCCATCTCGGCGATGCTCTGGATAAAGTCAGAAAGATGGAATATGCACGTCTTCAGGGCAAGGATAGGCGCTACATTAAGGGGCAGAAATACGTACTGCTTTCCAATCACGAAAATATGACACTGGACGGCAGACGTTCTTTGAAGGCTTTGCTGGCAGCGAACAAACGGCTGAACACGGCGTACCTGCTGAAAGAGTCGTTTGGCCAGTTGTGGGATTACAGGAGCGAAGCATGGGCGCGGCGTTTCTTCGAGAATTGGAAAACCAGCCTGAAGTGGCAGCGCCTGAAACCTTACGAGAAATTTGCCGAGATGATTGAGCGCCATTGGGATGGGATCGCAGCCTATTGCAAGCCAGAGAATAAAGTTTCACTCGGCTTTGTTGAGGGGCTCAACAATAAGATACGCGTCATCCAACGCCGTGCATATGGTCTGCGCGATGAAGAATATCTGCGACTAAAAATACTCACGTCTATGCTCCCGAGGCTCTAA
- the ubiH gene encoding 2-octaprenyl-6-methoxyphenyl hydroxylase yields MSAPIDYDILIIGGGMVGASLACALGNTALRIGIIEAVPFNASAQAQPSYDDRTLALAYGSRRIFEGMGLWATLAGATTPIKKIHVSDRGHFGVTHIDCADEGVEALGYVVVSRTLGQTLMQALHALPHVELICPAQLTNITTRADHAQVIVDQNGEQRTLTARLVVAADGGKSAVREQLKIPTRTWDYHQTAIITNITPQHPHNNIAYERFTSTGPIAMLPMSDNRCAVVWTVASDQADTVMRLTDEAFLAGLQHAFGHRLGRLQKTGMRHAYPLVLTRALEHVRPQLAVIGNAAHTLHPIAGQGFNLGLRDAAALAQVIVEAQRAGYDIGNLDVLNHYADWRRADQMRAIAFTDSLVRIFTNPLAPFALGRNLGLLAVDLLPPLKHLLARQTMGLVGKLPRLARGLGL; encoded by the coding sequence ATGTCCGCACCCATAGATTACGACATCCTGATCATCGGCGGCGGCATGGTGGGTGCGAGCCTTGCATGCGCGCTGGGCAACACCGCGTTGCGCATCGGCATCATTGAGGCCGTGCCGTTTAACGCATCCGCGCAGGCACAGCCCAGCTACGATGACCGCACCCTGGCGCTCGCCTACGGATCACGGCGCATCTTCGAGGGCATGGGGCTGTGGGCTACGTTGGCGGGCGCTACCACCCCCATCAAAAAGATCCATGTCTCCGACCGTGGCCATTTCGGTGTCACGCATATCGACTGCGCCGATGAAGGTGTCGAGGCGCTGGGTTATGTCGTGGTGAGCCGAACGCTTGGCCAAACACTCATGCAAGCGCTCCACGCCCTCCCTCATGTCGAGCTGATCTGCCCGGCGCAACTGACCAACATCACCACCCGTGCCGATCACGCACAGGTGATCGTGGATCAAAACGGCGAGCAGCGCACCCTCACCGCGCGCCTGGTTGTGGCGGCGGACGGCGGCAAATCGGCGGTGCGTGAACAGCTCAAGATTCCCACCCGCACCTGGGATTACCACCAGACCGCCATCATCACCAACATCACGCCGCAGCACCCGCACAACAACATCGCCTACGAGCGCTTCACCTCCACCGGCCCCATCGCCATGCTGCCGATGAGCGACAACCGTTGCGCCGTGGTGTGGACGGTCGCCAGCGACCAGGCCGACACCGTCATGAGGCTGACCGACGAGGCCTTCCTCGCGGGATTACAACATGCCTTCGGCCACCGTCTGGGCAGATTGCAAAAAACCGGCATGCGCCACGCCTACCCACTGGTATTGACCCGCGCGCTCGAACACGTGCGCCCGCAGCTGGCTGTGATTGGCAATGCCGCCCACACCCTGCACCCCATCGCAGGTCAAGGCTTCAATCTCGGCCTGCGCGACGCCGCCGCGCTTGCCCAAGTCATTGTCGAGGCGCAGCGCGCCGGTTACGACATTGGCAACCTCGATGTACTCAACCACTATGCGGACTGGCGCCGCGCTGACCAGATGCGCGCCATTGCCTTCACCGACAGCCTGGTACGCATTTTCACCAACCCGCTTGCACCGTTTGCGCTGGGGCGCAACCTCGGATTGCTGGCAGTGGATTTGCTGCCACCGCTAAAACATCTGCTGGCGCGCCAGACCATGGGTTTAGTGGGTAAATTGCCGAGATTGGCGAGGGGGCTGGGGTTGTAG
- the pepP gene encoding Xaa-Pro aminopeptidase, whose protein sequence is MNTKEFAQRRARLMRTIGHGGVAILPAAPHALRNRDSEYSYRPDSDFYYLTGFSEPEAVAVLVPGRKEGEYILFCRERDPKMEVWTGSRAGQEGARTAYGADESFPIGDIDKVLPGLLENRRRAFYAMGQRQAFDQQVMAWVNQVRHKARTGVHAPAEFVALEEPLHEMRLFKSKTEITAMRYAAKVSTAAHRRAMQTCRAGMMEYQVEAELLHEFVREGCRFPAYNSIVGGGGNACTLHYTDNNASLNDGDLLLIDAGAEFDCYAADITRTFPVNGRFSAEQKAVYEIVLAAQLAAIDKVRPGNHWNEPHEAAVRVLTEGLVELGLLKGKPKQLIKDEAHRKFYMHRTGHWLGMDVHDVGAYKVDGNWRRLEAGMVLTVEPGLYIPAGSKGVPKKWWNIGIRIEDDVLVTKDGHEVLTAAAPKSVADIEALMAQAPG, encoded by the coding sequence GAACACCAAAGAATTCGCACAACGCCGCGCACGCCTGATGCGCACTATCGGCCATGGCGGGGTTGCCATACTGCCCGCCGCGCCCCACGCGCTGCGCAACCGTGACAGTGAATATTCGTACCGTCCCGACAGCGACTTTTATTATCTGACGGGCTTTTCCGAGCCGGAGGCGGTAGCGGTGCTGGTGCCGGGGCGCAAAGAAGGCGAATATATCCTGTTCTGCCGTGAGCGTGACCCAAAGATGGAGGTATGGACTGGCTCCCGTGCGGGTCAGGAAGGTGCGCGCACGGCGTATGGCGCCGATGAATCATTTCCCATCGGCGATATCGACAAGGTGCTGCCCGGCCTGCTGGAAAACCGGCGGCGGGCCTTTTATGCAATGGGCCAGCGGCAAGCCTTCGATCAACAGGTTATGGCATGGGTGAATCAGGTGCGCCACAAGGCGCGTACCGGCGTGCATGCCCCGGCGGAATTTGTCGCGTTGGAAGAGCCGCTGCACGAGATGCGCCTGTTCAAGAGCAAGACCGAGATTACCGCTATGCGTTACGCGGCCAAGGTATCGACAGCAGCCCACCGCCGCGCCATGCAGACCTGCCGTGCGGGCATGATGGAATACCAGGTTGAGGCCGAACTGCTGCATGAGTTTGTGCGCGAGGGTTGCCGGTTTCCAGCCTATAACTCCATCGTGGGCGGCGGCGGCAATGCTTGCACACTGCACTACACGGACAACAACGCCAGCCTCAACGACGGCGACCTGCTGTTGATCGACGCGGGCGCGGAATTCGATTGTTACGCTGCCGATATCACACGCACCTTTCCGGTCAATGGCCGTTTCAGCGCCGAACAAAAGGCGGTCTACGAAATTGTGTTGGCTGCCCAGCTCGCCGCCATCGACAAGGTGCGGCCCGGCAACCACTGGAACGAACCGCACGAGGCTGCGGTGCGCGTGCTGACCGAAGGGCTGGTGGAACTGGGCCTGCTCAAAGGCAAGCCCAAGCAGCTCATCAAAGACGAAGCCCACCGAAAATTTTACATGCACCGCACCGGCCACTGGTTGGGCATGGATGTGCATGACGTAGGCGCGTATAAAGTGGACGGCAACTGGCGCAGGCTGGAAGCGGGCATGGTGCTGACCGTCGAGCCGGGCCTGTACATCCCGGCAGGAAGCAAGGGTGTGCCGAAAAAATGGTGGAACATCGGCATTCGCATCGAGGATGACGTGCTGGTAACAAAGGACGGACACGAAGTGCTTACCGCTGCCGCGCCCAAGTCGGTTGCGGACATTGAAGCCCTCATGGCTCAAGCGCCGGGCTGA